A single genomic interval of Arthrobacter methylotrophus harbors:
- a CDS encoding TatD family hydrolase, whose protein sequence is MCTSLPPASYRAAVSHRAPANGDSRKEYPPAPEPLPVPVMDNHTHLDFRHGLLEVAVSDALDEAEAVGVQGAVQVGCDLESSRFTVQALEADRRLLGAVAIHPNDAPVYAGRGELESALAEIENLAAHPRVRAIGETGLDFFRTHGDGLVHQRHSFRRHIDIAKRLDLTLQIHDRDAHDAVVQVLREEGAPERVVFHCFSGDEELARICNTNGWYMSFAGTMTFKNAANLRDALTIADPELVLVETDSPFLTPHPYRGRPNASYMVPYTVRSMAEVTGTELSTLCSQLAANTVATYGSWD, encoded by the coding sequence ATGTGCACTTCCCTCCCGCCGGCCTCATACCGGGCGGCAGTTTCCCATCGTGCGCCCGCGAACGGCGATTCACGCAAGGAATACCCGCCTGCTCCCGAGCCGCTACCGGTCCCAGTGATGGACAACCACACCCATCTCGATTTCCGGCACGGCCTGCTGGAAGTCGCGGTCTCCGATGCTTTGGACGAGGCCGAAGCGGTAGGTGTCCAAGGTGCGGTGCAAGTGGGGTGCGACCTTGAGTCCTCGAGGTTCACGGTCCAGGCCCTCGAGGCGGACAGGCGGCTCCTCGGGGCCGTCGCCATCCACCCCAACGATGCTCCCGTCTACGCAGGCCGCGGAGAGCTGGAATCGGCGCTCGCGGAGATCGAGAACCTCGCGGCCCATCCGAGGGTCCGCGCAATCGGGGAAACCGGGCTGGATTTCTTCCGCACCCACGGCGACGGCCTGGTGCACCAGCGGCATTCGTTCCGTCGCCACATCGATATCGCGAAGAGGCTCGACCTGACCCTCCAGATCCACGACCGTGACGCGCATGACGCCGTGGTCCAGGTTCTCCGCGAGGAAGGCGCCCCGGAGCGGGTGGTGTTCCACTGCTTCTCGGGCGATGAAGAACTGGCAAGGATCTGCAACACGAACGGCTGGTACATGTCCTTTGCGGGCACCATGACCTTCAAGAACGCGGCAAATCTGAGGGATGCCCTGACCATCGCAGATCCCGAACTGGTGCTCGTCGAAACCGATTCGCCTTTCCTGACGCCGCACCCCTATAGGGGTCGTCCCAACGCGAGCTATATGGTGCCCTACACCGTTCGTTCCATGGCTGAAGTGACTGGAACCGAGCTTTCCACGCTGTGCTCGCAACTGGCCGCAAACACCGTGGCAACATACGGTTCGTGGGATTGA